In the Populus nigra chromosome 2, ddPopNigr1.1, whole genome shotgun sequence genome, ACCTTGGAAAATCAAGAACCATTCTTTCCACCTTGTAGTTTTATAAACCAGTCAACGTATGATAAGAGTGAATCAAGTAGCctaatgaattttgattttggaaATCAAAATCCAGTAAAGGAATTCGATATATCAGCCTTCGCTGAAGGTGTATGGAGTAATACCACAGCAACTCGTACGGATTTTGGAAATCAAAATCCTTGTAAGAAGACTGATATGTCAACCCTTGAAGAAGGTTATTCGAGTTACTTTAACTCCTTTTTAGATAATGATCCAGCTGATGTGGCGCTTCCAGAGGTAAGAACTAAATACCATGCATGACGCATTAcagattctttttaatttttgttctggGGTTGGAGTAGCAAACCCAAAGCTTATTCTTACATTACATGATACTTCCAGCAGGTAAGCCCTGGACTACAAGCAGGGATAGAAGGGTGTTTCGAGCAAGAAAACAGCCCCGACCCTGCACTTGTCCAGCTTCCTGCGTGCATGGAGGAAAGCAACTCCTTCAGGGGCTTTGGTCCCTTGGAAAATCAAGAACCATTCTTTCCACCTTGTAGTTTTATAAACCAGTCAACGTATGATAAGAGTGAATCAAGTAGCctaatgaattttgattttggaaATCAAAATCCAGTAAAGGAATTCGATATATCAACCTTCGGTGAAGGTGTATGGAGTAATACCACAGCAACTCCTCCGGATTTTGGAAATCAAAATCCTTGTAAGAAGACTGATATGTCAACCCTTGAAGAAGGTTATTCGAGTTACTTTAACTCCTCTTCTTCAGATAATGATCTAGCTGATGTGGTGCTTCCAGAGGTAAGAATTAAGTACCATGCATGATGCATTGcagattctttttaatttttgttctggGGTTGGAGTAGCAAACCCAAAGCTTATTCTTACTTTACATGATACTTCCAGCAGGTAAGCCGTGGACTACAAGCAGAGATAGAAGGGTGTTTCGAGCAAGAAAACAGCCCCAACCCTGCACCTGTCCAGCTTCCTTTTCTGGGGTTCGAGTAGCAAACCCAAAGCTTATTCTTACTTTTCATGGGCTTTGGTACCTTGGTATCTAATTGAAAAGATCTGTTCTCTGGTTCCTATCTGCTATTTAACAACAAAACTATCCATACGAAATAATCGATGGAGTTTATTATATATGGTTTAAGAGGGCAACTACTGATGCTCCTCTAATCTGATAACGAGGGTTACTTTTGTCGCTCTAGTTGTTTGGATCCTTGCACGGTTGCTGATCTGCACGTTTTGCTTACTTTATGGTGGACGCTGCTTAGTTCGACTTCGTCCAGTCCATGCAGCTTTAAGCTGCAATCCTCTAAAATATAGCCTGCGCTGTCCTAAATCTGCAGCTATATTCGTAGAAAGATTTGAGTACTAGTAGCAGAAAACACGACTTGTTCTCTGCGATCCTGATGCAACTGCTATCCGTCAAGTACTAAGATATTAAATGGGAAGTACTATTCAAGCTGTACGCACGTATGTATAGTTACTTGCTTATTATTGTTGTGTTGTATGAAGGTGGAATTGTGTCAAGAGCAAACAGCTCTTATGGACTATGTATCTACGTGTCAGTGTGTTTCAAAGATGTTGAACAATAGTActtatgtttaattaatatgttcaaATTCTCTTTTCTTAGCTTTGTTAATTGTTGGGTTGCCATTGCAATGTATATCTGCACTAGAATGAGGTGATAACGTTACTGAACGTCTACAATTACAAGagatcaatattattattgaagtgtgatagtttaaagtgtttttttaataaaaaatatattaaaataatttttttattttttaaaaagtatttttaatattagctcaccaaaacaatttaaaaatataaaaaaataataataattttttttaaaaataattataaaaccccTTTTGAAGAAATGTAATTTCAATAAATCTGGATATTCCCCTGGCTTACTTGCCACTTGTCAAAATTGCATCATCTCAGAAGTCAGTGGCTGTGTAAACTTTGCCTGTATCAAGCTTTGTAGCTTGTCATCAATCTCAAAACAAGATTAGTTTCCTATATTATCGGAATCCAGCATCAAGCATGACATCCAGGGCAAGAGAACTTAAGCTAAGCATGGGGAATATCCAACACTGAGAACAAGTGATCGTAGGAAAGTGATTGCAGCAATGTAAGCATTTAGCAGAATAACCAGGGAAGGGGGAATGGAGTTCTGCTGTGTCACTTTGAGCAATCAAATCAAAATCCGGCAGGTCAAATAAACCTTAAATGGACATAATTTTATTGAGTGTTTACGAATTTTGATCCCAATctacaaattaaaagttttcttttagtataccAGCTGGTTATATGTTTGACCGAGTACTACTTCATGGTAAAGTTAGCAACGTGTAGTTTCTGCAATATATATTGGGAAGATTATTCTAGAAAATTCTGGAGGGGTAAGAGAGTACTCAATCAAGAGCAAGCACCATAATTAACTTGTCAAGAAAGTTATTGTGATAGTAACCCTAGTGGAATCTTGTTTCCTGTCGTTAATTCCTTGATGTAATTGCGACTCccatttgatatgaaaaaagagtgctataattaaataatcttttttggGTGTTAATGAAAGGAAAAGTGTGTAAAAGGAGCTGCTAGCTAATTATTGCTTCAGACCTCAATCTAGGCAGTTAGTTGAATCCTCTTATCCTGTCTTCAAACACATAACATCCAAGGAGAAAGCCAAACCCAAAAAGTTGTATGCTGACTAAAAAAAAGGACCACCGAAACTGAAGGGAAACAGGTGGATAATGCTGTCGTACAATTTGACTTGCATGTCACCATTCTTGAATGTTCGAGAATTTTCTGAGAAAGTTAATTAGCTTGAACTGTAAGTTGTGGGATATGCTCAAACGTCTCCCTTCGGATCTTAGCTTGGGGAAGTGGGTCTCTCTTTTctggtaattttttattttattttattattgccAATCTAATTGGCTAATGAATGGCACATCACACTGTACGGACATTAAATAACACTGTTTAAAGGAGGTTCCACTTAGTCAATTTTCTTATATGATCGGTCAGTATAACTTACACGAGAATGCTTGAATGACTGGGCTGCAGAAGCGCATGATTGCCTGTAAATACACACAGAAACGCACCACACCTTCTTGTGCTCATCACAGATAGATAGCCTTCTTGCACCTTTGCTAGATCAGTGGATCACCGCTCCATTGCCTTCCTTTTCTTAGTTAGTTTAGATAATTTGATCTTGTGACTTTGCTTAGGTTGTGGGAGTTGTTAGtaacttttgctttttttttttaattattattcttgcAGTTTCAAACAAAGTGAGTGACAGATGACAAGCTCAACAGTACCTTTTCCATCTGCCCCAAAAGGCTATGGATTCCATCCAACCGATGAAGAATTAATCAACCATTTCCTGAAGTTAAAAATGATGGGTGGCTATGATCACGAAGTCGCCATAATTGCCGAGGTTAATGTGTGCAATTCTGAGCCTTGGGAACTGCCTGGTACTATTTAAATATGTGTCCGTGTATgtttgttcattattttttctaattaatcaagaaattatCATGTTGATTCTGCAGGGCTTTCAGAAATTCAGTCAAATGATACAGTGTGGTACTTCTTTTCTCCTCGCAATTACAGGGACTCCAATCGTAAGCAGGCTAAAAGGACTACTAAGGCAGGATACTGGAAACTCACTGGTAATGATCGCATAATCAGGGCTATGAGCACAGGGGAGGAAATTGCTAAAAAAAAGTCTCTGGTTTTCTATAAGGGTCGTGTTCCTAATGGAGTCAGGACCAATTGGATCATGCATGAATATAATCCGACTTTCAACTTCCATAACCAGGTATTGCTCCCTTTCAAAGTGATTGTACATACATTCATTTTCCGTCAAGTTTATTGATATCATCAACTCTTTTCAGATCTTAGAACCAGCCTTTTCTTCTGTACCTGGTTTATGTTTTTTGGTCAACTATGTGCAGAAGGACTTCGTTCTCTGCAAACTGAAGAAAAATTCAGATGATAAGCTAACATATGAAGAAGGTGGATCAAGTTCCAATATGGCTTCTGATTTTCCAAACAATGTGACTGAGGTTAGAAGTAGCATGAATCACACGCAGTTTATATTTACACGTTGTTCTATTAAGCATATCAAGTACTTACATTTCTTTTAATGATTACTTCCATAGGAAGATTTTCTGGAAGCATTCCTCGGAGTTGATGAAGGATATTATAATTGAACTCTGCCCAATAGCTTACAAATGGGATTGTGTACCGAGAAAATCCCCCTCCGACAACGAGTTTTCGATCATCTATATCTGTCTACCTTTGCTATATAGTGCTTACTGTAGCCAACTTTATGTTCTTAAATAAGTTACTATTTTGGTACTTGTATGTATGTGTTAAACGTGGGACTCGTCAGAGTTCATATGTATTGTGTGTAGCAGATAAGCCATAGGAACAAATTACCTCTAGTTGTTCTTCATGGTGTTTCTCCTTGCTTGTTTTGCTAGAGTGGAATTTAATGCATTTGAAGTATGTTCAGCTAAGTGACTTGTTTATGACTTAGCGTTGATTGTTTAAGTAATTCTAGCTACTGAGATGTTTAAGAAACGAGGGGGCAAAAAAACTGGTGTATCTACGGCCTCTTGAATTGCAATCAAATATGGTTTGCTCCTGACGCTTGATATATCGAGGCTTGTCCTTGCCCTGCATTCAGTGAGGATATTTTCATGAGAATTTGCAAAATTCAAGAATGTCAAGCAAAATCCCACAATTCGTAAAGAGTACTATggatgtgtgtatatatatatatatatatatatatggcaatCCCATAGTCGAGGCCCAAACAGTGTGGTTTATTTTTGGCTAGCATTATTAGCCGAAATTTTTTGGCTCCCATATCTAACCATTCGTGGCAAGAGTTTTTGAGGTTAGAAACCACTTTTCTGTGTACCATCAGCAATGGGACAGATGGAAAAGGTATTGTTGAGCTCGTCATCTGTCACTTTGCTTAAAACTTCAAGATTAATAATAAAAGGCAAATACCAATAACTCGCACAACCCTGAGCAAAGTCACAAGATCAAATCATCTAAACTAACTAAGAAAAGGAAGGCAATGGATCTAGCAAAAGTGTAAGAAGGCTATCTATATGTGATGAGCACAAGAAGGTTGTGTATACCTAAACTTCTTTTGGTCTAAACTCAAGTTAAAGTCAACCTAAATTCAACCTAAATTAATTAACCTagttatgtaaaaaaaaattgcaaaaaaattgtttctctctcttctaattCATGTGGCTGTCGTGACCCTCCATTCATCAAATAAATGATTCAAGCTTttgatcttgagtttttttgttcaagAAAGATAGAAGTAGCAAATAAGTGGTTTCCTCTTGTATTACTTTTGATTATGATTTGTTTATGGAAGGATCAAGGAAGAGATTAAAGTTTATAAAGAtttgaaatttatgttgttaatattgattcataattattatgGTTTAAGGTTAAGTGATTGATTTTGGGTGTGTTGTTAGAAATAAGGATTTGTGAATTGATTAGTTATGGGTTAAGAAATTTGTTTCAACTTTGCTGGAAAATCTAGACATAATGgtcttgaggttgaagatgatgaaattttattttggtctttaaactttgaaaaattataatttgacccctgaaATGTATTTTAAAGTTCTAGGCAGCATTCCTACGAGGCTAAGGATGATGGATCcgagtttgataattgatttgtgTGGTTTTTAGTTTAGTCCTTGAACTTTGTAAAATTACAAATTGGTCCCTAAAATGTAAATTGAGATTCTGGCCAGAATTGCGGATGAATTATAGGTGAAATTTTagtatggttatgtattttTGACACTTACAATTTGGCCATCCAATTCTGGTAAAATTATGTTGTGGTCcctaatttctaaaaattatcgTTGTAGTCCCTACACTTAAGAGACTAAACCTAGTTTTCCTTTATGCattgtagttttttatttttattgttttaagttgttttttagtatattttacaTATTCATTGTAGGCACTTTTAACGATGCTCAATagaatttttggttttttcatatgatattccttttacttttatgtttttgataagtgcaaaatatacatatgtttttatttcttttacactatgtttttaatgtattttgagcCTATGCAAGCTTATtggaagttatttttatgagtttggcaTACTTAGGAGACTTTGTAAATTAATTGCTAAAAGATAAGAATTTCtgcattttatgttttaaaccTTGCTTTTTGTGACAAATTTTTCACTAAGTTTTAATTTCAGAATGTGAACGTAAGCTAAATCAAGGTTAAATTACACATATCAAGTTTTCCAGGAAGGTATTATGGGCAGAAATCTGAGT is a window encoding:
- the LOC133681405 gene encoding protein NTM1-like 9 isoform X3, producing MTSSTVPFPSAPKGYGFHPTDEELINHFLKLKMMGGYDHEVAIIAEVNVCNSEPWELPGLSEIQSNDTVWYFFSPRNYRDSNRKQAKRTTKAGYWKLTGNDRIIRAMSTGEEIAKKKSLVFYKGRVPNGVRTNWIMHEYNPTFNFHNQKDFVLCKLKKNSDDKLTYEEGGSSSNMASDFPNNVTEEDFLEAFLGVDEGYYN
- the LOC133681405 gene encoding protein NTM1-like 9 isoform X1 encodes the protein MTSSTVPFPSAPKGYGFHPTDEELINHFLKLKMMGGYDHEVAIIAEVNVCNSEPWELPGLSEIQSNDTVWYFFSPRNYRDSNRKQAKRTTKAGYWKLTGNDRIIRAMSTGEEIAKKKSLVFYKGRVPNGVRTNWIMHEYNPTFNFHNQILEPAFSSVPGLCFLVNYVQKDFVLCKLKKNSDDKLTYEEGGSSSNMASDFPNNVTEEDFLEAFLGVDEGYYN
- the LOC133681405 gene encoding protein NTM1-like 9 isoform X2, which translates into the protein MTSSTVPFPSAPKGYGFHPTDEELINHFLKLKMMGGYDHEVAIIAEVNVCNSEPWELPEIQSNDTVWYFFSPRNYRDSNRKQAKRTTKAGYWKLTGNDRIIRAMSTGEEIAKKKSLVFYKGRVPNGVRTNWIMHEYNPTFNFHNQILEPAFSSVPGLCFLVNYVQKDFVLCKLKKNSDDKLTYEEGGSSSNMASDFPNNVTEEDFLEAFLGVDEGYYN